Within the Aspergillus luchuensis IFO 4308 DNA, chromosome 5, nearly complete sequence genome, the region ACATATAGAAGAGGTATCAGGTATCTGTCAACGTTTTCTCGAAGGTGTCCTGAAAGACAAGGCCCCCTTGGATGTGTTCCATCGCTTATGGCCCACTGTCTTGGAAAGAGTCAAGACGAGACACCGAGACGCGCTGGAAGAGCTTGGCAAGATTTTGAAAGATACCCGAAGTTACGTCATTAATTACAACCATTACTACACCGATACCGTTAAGAAACGGCAGTCTGAAAGAAGAATGAACCACATGAGCGAATGTATCGAGAAATCGACGAAGTACAAAAAGCTTCCAGGATGTCAGTCGGACCACACGTTTCCAGACATCGACGTTGGACATGCACTGGACCTCTTCGCGGACCGCGTAGATCCCAACATGGACAACCATAGCTCTGAGGAAGTCCTTGATTGTCTTTTTGCAATCTATAAGGTATGTACTCGCTCATTGACTCTAGCCAGAAGCTTATAATGAATGGTATTGCAGGTATACCAGAAACTATTCATTGCGAATGTTACCGTACAGGTCATCGAACGACATATAGTGCAAGATTTGGAGCTGATATTTTGCCCACTGACTGTTGCAAAGCTTTCCGAT harbors:
- a CDS encoding uncharacterized protein (COG:U;~EggNog:ENOG410PIUK;~InterPro:IPR022812,IPR020850), yielding MNQKFAEEIRINGHKYHINGIKENAASTKQVDTEPPDEEISEDDEDLLLRNVATNQNHRPFAKFKRPQKLSRRKAITWVNDVVIRARGRELLGNFNPLVIAELFWEQSSKWHLFAEAHIEEVSGICQRFLEGVLKDKAPLDVFHRLWPTVLERVKTRHRDALEELGKILKDTRSYVINYNHYYTDTVKKRQSERRMNHMSECIEKSTKYKKLPGCQSDHTFPDIDVGHALDLFADRVDPNMDNHSSEEVLDCLFAIYKVYQKLFIANVTVQVIERHIVQDLELIFCPLTVAKLSDTDAVSLASESSAMERQRAFLVGRIGKLEQGRAILGEVMSSNI